The proteins below come from a single Marinobacter arenosus genomic window:
- a CDS encoding MBL fold metallo-hydrolase, giving the protein MKYRIIPVTPFQQNCSLIWCETTRKAAVVDPGGDLDRIRAAVSEEAVTVEKILLTHAHIDHAGGTAELARELAVPIEGPHREDQFWITGLPQQAQMFGFPTPETFTPDRWLNDGDEVTVGDQTLAVLHCPGHTPGHVVFFNQASRLALVGDVIFHGSIGRTDFPKGDHATLIRSIREKLFPLGDDVAFVPGHGPMSTFGQERATNPFVSDHRG; this is encoded by the coding sequence ATGAAATACCGCATCATCCCGGTAACTCCGTTTCAGCAGAACTGCTCGCTGATCTGGTGTGAAACAACCCGGAAAGCCGCGGTGGTCGATCCTGGCGGCGATCTGGACCGGATTCGCGCTGCCGTGAGCGAGGAAGCCGTTACCGTCGAAAAGATCCTGCTCACCCATGCCCACATTGACCACGCCGGAGGCACGGCGGAGCTGGCGCGGGAGCTGGCTGTTCCGATCGAGGGTCCTCACCGGGAGGACCAGTTCTGGATTACGGGTCTACCCCAGCAGGCTCAGATGTTCGGTTTCCCGACCCCAGAGACGTTCACCCCGGACCGCTGGCTGAACGATGGCGACGAGGTGACCGTCGGCGACCAGACCCTGGCGGTGCTGCATTGCCCGGGCCACACACCGGGGCACGTGGTGTTTTTCAATCAGGCGTCCAGACTGGCCCTGGTTGGCGATGTCATCTTTCACGGTTCCATCGGCCGAACCGATTTCCCGAAAGGCGACCATGCCACGCTGATCCGGTCGATCCGGGAAAAACTGTTTCCGCTGGGGGACGACGTCGCCTTTGTCCCGGGGCACGGCCCCATGTCCACGTTTGGACAGGAGCGGGCCACCAACCCGTTTGTCTCGGACCACCGAGGCTAA